The following are encoded together in the Balaenoptera acutorostrata chromosome 9, mBalAcu1.1, whole genome shotgun sequence genome:
- the FHIP1B gene encoding FHF complex subunit HOOK-interacting protein 1B isoform X5 translates to MERMNWLSRLASRGPGHRVPQGASLQTPVMADPETCLMVFKNHWSQVVRILERQGPRAAPGGADDLSAVCNHTYQMLTLLAEDRAVPSAPTAPGPLLEFALREDLLTRVLTWQLQWDELGDGVEERRAEQLKLFEMLVSEARQPLLRHSPVREALLILLDACGRPVPSSPALDEGLVLLLSQLCVCLAREPSLLEFFLQPPPEPGAAPRLLLFSRLVPFVHREGTLGQQARDALLLLMALSAGSPTVGRYIADHSYFCPVLATGLSALYSSLPRKIEIPGDDWHCLRREDWLGVPALALFMSSLEFCNAVIQVAHPLVQKQLVDYIHNGFLVPVMGPALHKTSVEEMIASTAYLELFLRSISEPALLRTFLRFLLLHRHDTHTILDTLVARIGSNSRVWPLPLSWLTWLCMVSLSLFRTLLNLSCEDVLLQLVLRYLVPCNHVMLSQKPAVRDVDLYGRAADKFLSLIPRCCRHRASSPPRPEHASWARGGPSREAGRREDTTGPGSPSVDSSSVVTVPRASTPSRLALFLRQQSLGGSESPAPAPRSPGLAASPASSPGRRPSPVEEPGELEDNYLEYLREARLGVDRCVQACRTWSAPYDGERPPPEPSPVGSRTKKRSLLPEEDRDNAGEGEAEELGRGAQALGAREGPGHLPPPQLNGVPGPWPEGAKKVRRVPQEGAGELLEGTSEGVAGLESFGQELRELEVALSNGGAGSEPPLEPSLPLEEEEAYESFTCPPEPPGPFLSSPLRTLNQLPSQPFTGPFMAVLFAKLENMLQNSVYVNFLLTGLVAQLACHPQPLLRSFLLNTNMVFQPSVKSLLQVLGSVKNKIESFAASQEDFPALLSKAKKYLIARGKLDWTEGTAAGSAPRRSDSLVKSRRPSLGELLLRHAHSPTRARQAAQMVLQPGRDGTGLGLGGGSPGASTPVLPPRGGAPDRQEISTWCFAGEEEWFFLGEEPL, encoded by the exons ATGGAGAGGATGAACTGGCTGAGCAGACTGGCCTCCCGGGGCCCTGGGCATCGTGTACCACAAGGGGCCAGTCTGCAGACCCCTGTCATGGCTGACCCTGAGACCTGCCTCATGGTCTTCAAGAATCACTGGTCCCAG GTGGTGCGAATTCTGGAGCGGCAAGGCCCTAGGGCAGCTCCTGGGGGAGCCGACGATCTCAGTGCTGTGTGCAACCACACCTACCAGATGCTGACACTGCTGGCGGAGGATCGTGCGGTGCCCTCggctcccacagctcctgggcCCCTGCTGGAGTTTGCTCTGCGCGAGGATCTGCTAACCCGTGTGCTGACGTGGCAGCTTCAGTGGGATGAGCTTGGGGATGGGGTTGAGGAACGGCGGGCTGAGCAACTGAAACTATTTGAGATGCTAGTGAGTGAAGCTCGCCAGCCCCTGTTGCGGCACAGTCCAGTTCGTGAGGCTCTGCTGATCTTGCTGGATGCCTGTGGCCGCCCTGTGCCCAGTAGCCCAGCACTGGATGAAGGCCTGGTGCTACTTCTCAGCCAGCTGTGCGTGTGTCTGGCCCGGGAGCCTTCATTGCTCGAGTTCTTCCTGCAGCCACCTCCTGAGCCTGGAGCTGCTCCCCGTCTTCTCCTCTTTTCTCGCCTTGTACCTTTTGTCCATCGAGAGGGCACCCTGGGCCAGCAGGCCCGTGATGCCCTACTCCTGCTCATGGCTCTATCAGCTGGAAGTCCCACTGTGGGCCGCTACATCGCAGATCACTCTTACTTCTGCCCG GTGCTGGCCACAGGGCTGAGTGCCCTGTACTCTTCACTGCCCCGAAAGATTGAAATTCCAGGAGATGATTGGCACTGCCTGCGACGGGAGGACTGGCTGGGGGTGCCAGCCCTTGCCCTCTTCATGAGTTCCCTAGAGTTCTGCAATGCAGTCATTCAG GTGGCTCACCCTCTAGTGCAAAAGCAGCTGGTAGATTATATCCATAATGGGTTCCTGGTGCCTGTCATGGGCCCTGCCCTGCACAAG ACCTCTGTGGAGGAGATGATTGCCAGTACCGCTTATCTGGAACTTTTCCTACGGAGTATTTCAGAGCCTGCCTTGCTCCGTACCTTCCTGCGATTCCTGCTATTACACCGGCATGACACCCACACCATCCTTGACACCCTTGTTGCCCGTATTGGCAGCAACTCCCGGGTATGGCCCCTACCTCTGTCCTGGCTTACCTGG ctctgCATGGTCTCTCTGAGTCTCTTCAGGACCCTACTGAACCTCAGCTGTGAGGATGTCCTGCTGCAGCTGGTTCTCAG GTATCTCGTCCCGTGTAACCATGTGATGCTGAGCCAGAAGCCAGCTGTGCGCGACGTGGACCTATACGGACGGGCAGCAGACAAGTTCCTCTCCTTAATCCCACGCTGTTGTCGGCACCGTGCCTCCAGCCCACCTCGTCCAGAGCATGCCTCGTGGGCACGAGGTGGGCCTAgcagagaggcagggagaagggaggacACGACGG GCCCTGGAAGCCCAAGTGTTGACTCCTCTTCTGTGGTGACGGTACCCCGGGCCTCCACGCCATCTCGTCTGGCCCTCTTCCTGCGACAGCAGAGCCTGGGTGGCTCCgagtccccagccccagcccctcgcTCACCAGGGCTTGctgcctccccagcctccagccctggCCGACGGCCCAGCCCTGTGGAGGAGCCCGGTGAGCTGGAAGACAATTACCTGGAGTATCTGCGTGAGGCGCGCCTTGGTGTGGACCGCTGTGTCCAAGCCTGCCGCACCTGGTCTGCCCCCTATGATGGCGAGCGGCCCCCTCCTGAGCCCAGTCCTGTTGGCTCCCGGACTAAGAAACGCAGCCTGCTGCCTGAGGAGGACAGGGACaatgcaggggagggggaggcggaagagctggggaggggggcgcAGGCTCTGGGTGCAAGGGAGGGCCCTGgccacctgccccctccccagctcaaTGGGGTGCCAGGACCATGGCCGGAGGGGGCCAAGAAGGTTCGTCGGGTGCCACAGGAGGGAGCTGGGGAACTACTAGAGGGCACCTCCGAGGGTGTGGCAGGACTAGAGAGCTTTGGGCAGGAGCTCCGGGAGCTGGAGGTGGCATTGAGCAATGGGGGCGCCGGCTCAGAGCCCCCTCTAGAGCCTTCACTACCtcttgaggaggaggaggcctaCGAAAGCTTCACCTGTCCCCCTGAGCCCCCTGGCCCCTTCCTCAGCAGCCCTTTGCGGACTCTCAACCAGCTGCCAAGCCAGCCCTTCACTG GCCCCTTCATGGCTGTGCTCTTTGCCAAACTCGAGAACATGCTGCAGAACTCCGTCTATGTCAACTTCCTGCTGACGGGGCTGGTGGCCCAGCTGGCCTGTCACCCTCAGCCCCTGCTCCGCTCTTTCCTGCTCAACACCAACATGGTCTTCCAGCCCAGTGTCAAGTCCCTGCTGCAG GTGCTGGGCTCTGTGAAGAATAAGATTGAGAGCTTTGCAGCCTCCCAGGAGGACTTCCCAGCACTGCTATCCAAAGCCAAGAAGTACCTCATTGCCCGTGGCAAGTTGGACTGGACTGAGGGCACTGCGGCAGGCTCTGCCCCCCGCCGATCTGATTCCCTAG TGAAGAGCCGGAGGCCGTCCTTGGGGGAGTTGCTCCTGCGGCATGCACACAGTCCAACCAGGGCTCGGCAGGCAGCACAGATGGTTCTTCAGCCTGGGAGAGATGGCACAGGACTTGGCCTAGGTGGGGGCTCCCCTGGGGCATCAACGCCGGTCCTACCCCCTCGGGGTGGGGCCCCTGACCGCCAAG
- the FHIP1B gene encoding FHF complex subunit HOOK-interacting protein 1B isoform X2 translates to MERMNWLSRLASRGPGHRVPQGASLQTPVMADPETCLMVFKNHWSQVVRILERQGPRAAPGGADDLSAVCNHTYQMLTLLAEDRAVPSAPTAPGPLLEFALREDLLTRVLTWQLQWDELGDGVEERRAEQLKLFEMLVSEARQPLLRHSPVREALLILLDACGRPVPSSPALDEGLVLLLSQLCVCLAREPSLLEFFLQPPPEPGAAPRLLLFSRLVPFVHREGTLGQQARDALLLLMALSAGSPTVGRYIADHSYFCPVLATGLSALYSSLPRKIEIPGDDWHCLRREDWLGVPALALFMSSLEFCNAVIQVAHPLVQKQLVDYIHNGFLVPVMGPALHKTSVEEMIASTAYLELFLRSISEPALLRTFLRFLLLHRHDTHTILDTLVARIGSNSRLCMVSLSLFRTLLNLSCEDVLLQLVLRYLVPCNHVMLSQKPAVRDVDLYGRAADKFLSLIPRCCRHRASSPPRPEHASWARGGPSREAGRREDTTGPGSPSVDSSSVVTVPRASTPSRLALFLRQQSLGGSESPAPAPRSPGLAASPASSPGRRPSPVEEPGELEDNYLEYLREARLGVDRCVQACRTWSAPYDGERPPPEPSPVGSRTKKRSLLPEEDRDNAGEGEAEELGRGAQALGAREGPGHLPPPQLNGVPGPWPEGAKKVRRVPQEGAGELLEGTSEGVAGLESFGQELRELEVALSNGGAGSEPPLEPSLPLEEEEAYESFTCPPEPPGPFLSSPLRTLNQLPSQPFTGPFMAVLFAKLENMLQNSVYVNFLLTGLVAQLACHPQPLLRSFLLNTNMVFQPSVKSLLQVLGSVKNKIESFAASQEDFPALLSKAKKYLIARGKLDWTEGTAAGSAPRRSDSLVKSRRPSLGELLLRHAHSPTRARQAAQMVLQPGRDGTGLGLGGGSPGASTPVLPPRGGAPDRQGEALRVKNAVYCAVIFPEFLKELAAISQAHAVTSPFLLDTSEEGSGPPISGFGPLNP, encoded by the exons ATGGAGAGGATGAACTGGCTGAGCAGACTGGCCTCCCGGGGCCCTGGGCATCGTGTACCACAAGGGGCCAGTCTGCAGACCCCTGTCATGGCTGACCCTGAGACCTGCCTCATGGTCTTCAAGAATCACTGGTCCCAG GTGGTGCGAATTCTGGAGCGGCAAGGCCCTAGGGCAGCTCCTGGGGGAGCCGACGATCTCAGTGCTGTGTGCAACCACACCTACCAGATGCTGACACTGCTGGCGGAGGATCGTGCGGTGCCCTCggctcccacagctcctgggcCCCTGCTGGAGTTTGCTCTGCGCGAGGATCTGCTAACCCGTGTGCTGACGTGGCAGCTTCAGTGGGATGAGCTTGGGGATGGGGTTGAGGAACGGCGGGCTGAGCAACTGAAACTATTTGAGATGCTAGTGAGTGAAGCTCGCCAGCCCCTGTTGCGGCACAGTCCAGTTCGTGAGGCTCTGCTGATCTTGCTGGATGCCTGTGGCCGCCCTGTGCCCAGTAGCCCAGCACTGGATGAAGGCCTGGTGCTACTTCTCAGCCAGCTGTGCGTGTGTCTGGCCCGGGAGCCTTCATTGCTCGAGTTCTTCCTGCAGCCACCTCCTGAGCCTGGAGCTGCTCCCCGTCTTCTCCTCTTTTCTCGCCTTGTACCTTTTGTCCATCGAGAGGGCACCCTGGGCCAGCAGGCCCGTGATGCCCTACTCCTGCTCATGGCTCTATCAGCTGGAAGTCCCACTGTGGGCCGCTACATCGCAGATCACTCTTACTTCTGCCCG GTGCTGGCCACAGGGCTGAGTGCCCTGTACTCTTCACTGCCCCGAAAGATTGAAATTCCAGGAGATGATTGGCACTGCCTGCGACGGGAGGACTGGCTGGGGGTGCCAGCCCTTGCCCTCTTCATGAGTTCCCTAGAGTTCTGCAATGCAGTCATTCAG GTGGCTCACCCTCTAGTGCAAAAGCAGCTGGTAGATTATATCCATAATGGGTTCCTGGTGCCTGTCATGGGCCCTGCCCTGCACAAG ACCTCTGTGGAGGAGATGATTGCCAGTACCGCTTATCTGGAACTTTTCCTACGGAGTATTTCAGAGCCTGCCTTGCTCCGTACCTTCCTGCGATTCCTGCTATTACACCGGCATGACACCCACACCATCCTTGACACCCTTGTTGCCCGTATTGGCAGCAACTCCCGG ctctgCATGGTCTCTCTGAGTCTCTTCAGGACCCTACTGAACCTCAGCTGTGAGGATGTCCTGCTGCAGCTGGTTCTCAG GTATCTCGTCCCGTGTAACCATGTGATGCTGAGCCAGAAGCCAGCTGTGCGCGACGTGGACCTATACGGACGGGCAGCAGACAAGTTCCTCTCCTTAATCCCACGCTGTTGTCGGCACCGTGCCTCCAGCCCACCTCGTCCAGAGCATGCCTCGTGGGCACGAGGTGGGCCTAgcagagaggcagggagaagggaggacACGACGG GCCCTGGAAGCCCAAGTGTTGACTCCTCTTCTGTGGTGACGGTACCCCGGGCCTCCACGCCATCTCGTCTGGCCCTCTTCCTGCGACAGCAGAGCCTGGGTGGCTCCgagtccccagccccagcccctcgcTCACCAGGGCTTGctgcctccccagcctccagccctggCCGACGGCCCAGCCCTGTGGAGGAGCCCGGTGAGCTGGAAGACAATTACCTGGAGTATCTGCGTGAGGCGCGCCTTGGTGTGGACCGCTGTGTCCAAGCCTGCCGCACCTGGTCTGCCCCCTATGATGGCGAGCGGCCCCCTCCTGAGCCCAGTCCTGTTGGCTCCCGGACTAAGAAACGCAGCCTGCTGCCTGAGGAGGACAGGGACaatgcaggggagggggaggcggaagagctggggaggggggcgcAGGCTCTGGGTGCAAGGGAGGGCCCTGgccacctgccccctccccagctcaaTGGGGTGCCAGGACCATGGCCGGAGGGGGCCAAGAAGGTTCGTCGGGTGCCACAGGAGGGAGCTGGGGAACTACTAGAGGGCACCTCCGAGGGTGTGGCAGGACTAGAGAGCTTTGGGCAGGAGCTCCGGGAGCTGGAGGTGGCATTGAGCAATGGGGGCGCCGGCTCAGAGCCCCCTCTAGAGCCTTCACTACCtcttgaggaggaggaggcctaCGAAAGCTTCACCTGTCCCCCTGAGCCCCCTGGCCCCTTCCTCAGCAGCCCTTTGCGGACTCTCAACCAGCTGCCAAGCCAGCCCTTCACTG GCCCCTTCATGGCTGTGCTCTTTGCCAAACTCGAGAACATGCTGCAGAACTCCGTCTATGTCAACTTCCTGCTGACGGGGCTGGTGGCCCAGCTGGCCTGTCACCCTCAGCCCCTGCTCCGCTCTTTCCTGCTCAACACCAACATGGTCTTCCAGCCCAGTGTCAAGTCCCTGCTGCAG GTGCTGGGCTCTGTGAAGAATAAGATTGAGAGCTTTGCAGCCTCCCAGGAGGACTTCCCAGCACTGCTATCCAAAGCCAAGAAGTACCTCATTGCCCGTGGCAAGTTGGACTGGACTGAGGGCACTGCGGCAGGCTCTGCCCCCCGCCGATCTGATTCCCTAG TGAAGAGCCGGAGGCCGTCCTTGGGGGAGTTGCTCCTGCGGCATGCACACAGTCCAACCAGGGCTCGGCAGGCAGCACAGATGGTTCTTCAGCCTGGGAGAGATGGCACAGGACTTGGCCTAGGTGGGGGCTCCCCTGGGGCATCAACGCCGGTCCTACCCCCTCGGGGTGGGGCCCCTGACCGCCAAGGTGAGGCTCTGCGAGTCAAGAATGCTGTCTACTGTGCAGTCATTTTCCCTGAGTTTCTCAAGGAGTTGGCTGCCATCTCCCAGGCCCACGCTGTCACCTCGCCTTTCTTGTTGGATACTTCAGAGGAGGGATCTGGCCCTCCCATCTCAGGCTTCGGGCCCCTCAATCCTTAA
- the FHIP1B gene encoding FHF complex subunit HOOK-interacting protein 1B isoform X8 yields the protein MERMNWLSRLASRGPGHRVPQGASLQTPVMADPETCLMVFKNHWSQVVRILERQGPRAAPGGADDLSAVCNHTYQMLTLLAEDRAVPSAPTAPGPLLEFALREDLLTRVLTWQLQWDELGDGVEERRAEQLKLFEMLVSEARQPLLRHSPVREALLILLDACGRPVPSSPALDEGLVLLLSQLCVCLAREPSLLEFFLQPPPEPGAAPRLLLFSRLVPFVHREGTLGQQARDALLLLMALSAGSPTVGRYIADHSYFCPVLATGLSALYSSLPRKIEIPGDDWHCLRREDWLGVPALALFMSSLEFCNAVIQVAHPLVQKQLVDYIHNGFLVPVMGPALHKTSVEEMIASTAYLELFLRSISEPALLRTFLRFLLLHRHDTHTILDTLVARIGSNSRLCMVSLSLFRTLLNLSCEDVLLQLVLRYLVPCNHVMLSQKPAVRDVDLYGRAADKFLSLIPRCCRHRASSPPRPEHASWARGGPSREAGRREDTTGPGSPSVDSSSVVTVPRASTPSRLALFLRQQSLGGSESPAPAPRSPGLAASPASSPGRRPSPVEEPGPFMAVLFAKLENMLQNSVYVNFLLTGLVAQLACHPQPLLRSFLLNTNMVFQPSVKSLLQVLGSVKNKIESFAASQEDFPALLSKAKKYLIARGKLDWTEGTAAGSAPRRSDSLVKSRRPSLGELLLRHAHSPTRARQAAQMVLQPGRDGTGLGLGGGSPGASTPVLPPRGGAPDRQGEALRVKNAVYCAVIFPEFLKELAAISQAHAVTSPFLLDTSEEGSGPPISGFGPLNP from the exons ATGGAGAGGATGAACTGGCTGAGCAGACTGGCCTCCCGGGGCCCTGGGCATCGTGTACCACAAGGGGCCAGTCTGCAGACCCCTGTCATGGCTGACCCTGAGACCTGCCTCATGGTCTTCAAGAATCACTGGTCCCAG GTGGTGCGAATTCTGGAGCGGCAAGGCCCTAGGGCAGCTCCTGGGGGAGCCGACGATCTCAGTGCTGTGTGCAACCACACCTACCAGATGCTGACACTGCTGGCGGAGGATCGTGCGGTGCCCTCggctcccacagctcctgggcCCCTGCTGGAGTTTGCTCTGCGCGAGGATCTGCTAACCCGTGTGCTGACGTGGCAGCTTCAGTGGGATGAGCTTGGGGATGGGGTTGAGGAACGGCGGGCTGAGCAACTGAAACTATTTGAGATGCTAGTGAGTGAAGCTCGCCAGCCCCTGTTGCGGCACAGTCCAGTTCGTGAGGCTCTGCTGATCTTGCTGGATGCCTGTGGCCGCCCTGTGCCCAGTAGCCCAGCACTGGATGAAGGCCTGGTGCTACTTCTCAGCCAGCTGTGCGTGTGTCTGGCCCGGGAGCCTTCATTGCTCGAGTTCTTCCTGCAGCCACCTCCTGAGCCTGGAGCTGCTCCCCGTCTTCTCCTCTTTTCTCGCCTTGTACCTTTTGTCCATCGAGAGGGCACCCTGGGCCAGCAGGCCCGTGATGCCCTACTCCTGCTCATGGCTCTATCAGCTGGAAGTCCCACTGTGGGCCGCTACATCGCAGATCACTCTTACTTCTGCCCG GTGCTGGCCACAGGGCTGAGTGCCCTGTACTCTTCACTGCCCCGAAAGATTGAAATTCCAGGAGATGATTGGCACTGCCTGCGACGGGAGGACTGGCTGGGGGTGCCAGCCCTTGCCCTCTTCATGAGTTCCCTAGAGTTCTGCAATGCAGTCATTCAG GTGGCTCACCCTCTAGTGCAAAAGCAGCTGGTAGATTATATCCATAATGGGTTCCTGGTGCCTGTCATGGGCCCTGCCCTGCACAAG ACCTCTGTGGAGGAGATGATTGCCAGTACCGCTTATCTGGAACTTTTCCTACGGAGTATTTCAGAGCCTGCCTTGCTCCGTACCTTCCTGCGATTCCTGCTATTACACCGGCATGACACCCACACCATCCTTGACACCCTTGTTGCCCGTATTGGCAGCAACTCCCGG ctctgCATGGTCTCTCTGAGTCTCTTCAGGACCCTACTGAACCTCAGCTGTGAGGATGTCCTGCTGCAGCTGGTTCTCAG GTATCTCGTCCCGTGTAACCATGTGATGCTGAGCCAGAAGCCAGCTGTGCGCGACGTGGACCTATACGGACGGGCAGCAGACAAGTTCCTCTCCTTAATCCCACGCTGTTGTCGGCACCGTGCCTCCAGCCCACCTCGTCCAGAGCATGCCTCGTGGGCACGAGGTGGGCCTAgcagagaggcagggagaagggaggacACGACGG GCCCTGGAAGCCCAAGTGTTGACTCCTCTTCTGTGGTGACGGTACCCCGGGCCTCCACGCCATCTCGTCTGGCCCTCTTCCTGCGACAGCAGAGCCTGGGTGGCTCCgagtccccagccccagcccctcgcTCACCAGGGCTTGctgcctccccagcctccagccctggCCGACGGCCCAGCCCTGTGGAGGAGCCCG GCCCCTTCATGGCTGTGCTCTTTGCCAAACTCGAGAACATGCTGCAGAACTCCGTCTATGTCAACTTCCTGCTGACGGGGCTGGTGGCCCAGCTGGCCTGTCACCCTCAGCCCCTGCTCCGCTCTTTCCTGCTCAACACCAACATGGTCTTCCAGCCCAGTGTCAAGTCCCTGCTGCAG GTGCTGGGCTCTGTGAAGAATAAGATTGAGAGCTTTGCAGCCTCCCAGGAGGACTTCCCAGCACTGCTATCCAAAGCCAAGAAGTACCTCATTGCCCGTGGCAAGTTGGACTGGACTGAGGGCACTGCGGCAGGCTCTGCCCCCCGCCGATCTGATTCCCTAG TGAAGAGCCGGAGGCCGTCCTTGGGGGAGTTGCTCCTGCGGCATGCACACAGTCCAACCAGGGCTCGGCAGGCAGCACAGATGGTTCTTCAGCCTGGGAGAGATGGCACAGGACTTGGCCTAGGTGGGGGCTCCCCTGGGGCATCAACGCCGGTCCTACCCCCTCGGGGTGGGGCCCCTGACCGCCAAGGTGAGGCTCTGCGAGTCAAGAATGCTGTCTACTGTGCAGTCATTTTCCCTGAGTTTCTCAAGGAGTTGGCTGCCATCTCCCAGGCCCACGCTGTCACCTCGCCTTTCTTGTTGGATACTTCAGAGGAGGGATCTGGCCCTCCCATCTCAGGCTTCGGGCCCCTCAATCCTTAA